The Papaver somniferum cultivar HN1 chromosome 3, ASM357369v1, whole genome shotgun sequence genome includes a region encoding these proteins:
- the LOC113358120 gene encoding exosome complex component RRP43-like, whose translation MGETDGSGGKGDMAGEMEVDAFRRLFPLRYYERHLLESVRPDARPLGTSRPTSVYLGAVSSADGSALVKIGSTVMLAAVKMEVMTPSSDSPGEGCLAIEFHMPPICSPLVRPGRPAEPAPVISKQLSDVLLSSGMIDLKELSLISGKAAWMAYLDIYCLDADGSLFDAALLSAVAALSSLCIPVVSVNDEGRVIALSAGNKDKKTANEPLNKEKRKLTLSCIPFSLTCILHKKYILADPNSEEESIMETLVTVVLDSSNRLISLFKPGGPFLASTLVVQGCIALTKDRVKELQKILNEAITDMEVD comes from the exons ATGGGGGAGACAGATGGGAGTGGTGGAAAAGGGGATATGGCAGGAGAGATGGAAGTTGATGCTTTCAGGAGACTATTTCCTCTTCGATACTATGAGCGTCATCTCCTTGAGTCTGTACGTCCTGATGCCAGGCCTCTTGGAACATCTAGGCCTACATCTGTCTATCTTG GGGCAGTTTCATCAGCTGATGGCTCAGCCTTAGTTAAGATTGGATCCACC GTCATGTTGGCTGCTGTCAAAATGGAAGTCATGACACCATCATCTGACTCGCCCGGCGAGGGCTGCCTAG CTATTGAGTTCCACATGCCTCCAATTTGTTCTCCACTTGTTAGGCCTGGTCGACCTGCTGAACCGGCACCTGTTATTTCCAAACAACTCTCCGACGTTTTGTTAAG TTCTGGAATGATTGATTTGAAGGAACTATCCTTAATCAGTGGAAAGGCAGCATGGATGGCTTACCTG GACATATACTGTTTGGATGCAGATGGTTCGCTTTTTGATGCTGCACTACTTTCAGCAGTTGCTGCATTGTCTAGTT TGTGTATACCTGTTGTGTCTGTCAATGACGAGGGAAGAGTAATTGCTTTGTCTGCTGGAAACAAGGATAAGAAGACAGCGAACGAGCCACTCAATAAAGAAAAGCGGAAGCTCACTCTGAGTTGCATTCCATTTTCGTTGACATGCATTCTTCACAAGAAATATATCTTGGCAGATCCTAATTCAGAGGAAGAATCTATCATGGAAACTCTTGTGACTGTGGTGTTGGATTCATCCAATAGGCTTATCTCTCTGTTCAAACCTGGTGGACCGTTTCTTGCCTCCACATTGGTAGTTcag GGTTGCATTGCACTTACAAAGGATAGAGTGAAGGAGCTCCAGAAAATTCTGAATGAAGCCATTACAGATATGGAAGTCGATTAG
- the LOC113358121 gene encoding beta-carotene isomerase D27, chloroplastic-like — MDSLQTFSSSSLPLYSLKHKTRTRYNLNYSPLRCHSLKESIEDPKPNYELGALDVLLLDLFRNKMVKEVGWDSSKPGYEGLIEVANHLMNGRSNSETEKASVRILNSLFPSFLLPLFRMLIAPVAGGKVAAIMVARVTALSCQWLMGRCTVNSVDLPDGTSLDSGVLVERCKYLEESKCLGICINTCKLPTQTFIKDYMGVPLMMEPNFTDYSCQFKFGILPPMPSEDKTLLEPCLEICPNATRRRQVGKNENKIIQCPKV; from the exons ATGGATTCTCTTCAaaccttctcttcttcttctttgccatTATATTCCCTGAAACACAAAACTCGTACTAGATATAACCTAAATTATTCTCCATTGCGGTGCCATTCG TTGAAGGAGAGTATTGAAGATCCGAAACCGAATTATGAGCTCGGAGCTCTCGATGTCTTGTTACTCGATTTATTTCGCAACAAAATGGTTAAG GAGGTTGGATGGGACTCGAGTAAGCCTGGATATGAAGGACTCATTGAAGTTGCGAATCATCTCATGAACGGTCGAAGCAATTCAGAAACCGAAAAGGCATCG GTTAGGATATTAAATTCATTGTTCCCATCATTTTTGTTGCCACTTTTTCGGATGCTCATAGCACCTGTTGCGGGAGGTAAAGTGGCTGCCATCATGGTTG CAAGGGTGACTGCACTATCCTGTCAATGGCTAATGGGGCGATGCACTGTGAACTCTGTTGATCTTCCTGATGGAACCTCTTTGGATAGCGGG GTACTGGTTGAAAGGTGCAAGTATCTGGAAGAAAGCAAATGCTTGGGTATTTGCATCAATACATGTAAACTTCCAACACAG ACTTTCATCAAAGACTACATGGGTGTTCCTTTGATGATGGAACCAAACTTTACTGATTATAGCTGTCAG TTCAAATTTGGGATACTTCCTCCTATGCCTTCAGAGGATAAGACTCTACTGGAACCTTGTTTGGAAATATGCCCAAATGCAACACGCCGTAGACAAGTTGGAAAAAATGAGAACAAAATAATTCAATGTCCCAAAGTATAA
- the LOC113358119 gene encoding DEAD-box ATP-dependent RNA helicase 24-like, translated as MSSNKRKFGFEGFGINKQATYNFERSQPPQRLYVPPSSSNNPHDNYEDHDLDDIDYHEERDEGNGVSGGGGENGGGDDEIDPLDAFMEGIHEEMKAAPAKEKEKVLVGKYDDEEEDLMESFLRAKKDIGLTLASDVLKAGYDSDEEVYAAAKAVDAGLIDYDSDDNPIVVADKKKIEPIPALDHSSVDYEPFCKDFYEEKESISGMSEQDVAEYRRSLAIRVSGFDISRPVKSFEDCGFSTQVMNAIAKQGYEKPTPIQCQAFPIVLSGRDIIGIAKTGSGKTASFVLPMIVHIMDQPELEREEGPIGVICAPTRELAHQIYLEAKKFSKSHGIRVSAVYGGMSKLDQFKELKAGCEIVVATPGRLIDMLKMKALNMSRATYLVLDEADRMFDLGFEPQIRSIVGQIRPDRQTLLFSATMPRRVEKLAREILSDPIRVTVGEVGMANEDITQVVDVIISDSAKMRWLLERLPGMIDNGDVLVFASKKATVDEIETQLVQRGFKVAALHGDKDQASRMETLQKFKSGTYHVLIATDVAARGLDIKSIKSVVNFDIARDMDMHVHRIGRTGRAGDKDGTAYTLITLKEARFAGELVNSLIAAGQNISVELMDLAMKDGRFRSKRDSRKGAGSGGGKKGRGRGRGGGGGSGKGVRGVDFGLGIGYSTEPANPPSQSVPSRSAANNVVRSGMMSQFKNSFVAATSNSQNQGSSNNSNYTASRPVLRGFVSGGSIGGDIKTNSSFSPTPPNPGVNTAAGNSRDSSQKNVEGSKEKPRERRRPSGWDR; from the exons ATGTCTTCAAACAAGAGAAAATTTGGGTTTGAAGGATTTGGGATAAATAAACAAGCAACATACAATTTTGAAAGATCTCAACCCCCACAAAGACTTTACGTCCCTCCATCATCATCAAACAATCCTCATGATAACTACGAAGATCATGATCTTGATGACATCGATTACCACGAAGAAAGAGATGAAGGGAATGgtgttagtggtggtggtggtgagaatGGTGGTGGCGATGATGAAATTGATCCGTTGGATGCATTTATGGAAGGAATTCATGAAGAGATGAAAGCAGCACCagcaaaagagaaagaaaaagtgctGGTGGGGAAGTatgatgatgaggaagaggatCTAATGGAGAGTTTTTTAAGAGCTAAGAAAGATATTGGATTAACATTAGCTTCTGATGTATTAAAAGCTggatatgattctgatgaagaagtttACGCTGCTGCTAAAGCTGTTGATGCTGGTTTgattgattatgattctgatgataaTCCTATTGTTGTTGCTGATAAGAAGAAAATTGAACCTATTCCTGCTTTGGATCATAGTTCTGTTGATTATGAACCCTTTTGTAAGGATTTTTATGAAGAAAAGGAGTCTATTTCAG GAATGAGTGAGCAGGATGTTGCTGAATATCGAAGAAGTTTGGCGATACGTGTTTCAGGATTTGATATTAGTAGGCCAGTTAAGAGTTTTGAAGATTGTGGATTTTCAACTCAAGTGATGAATGCTATTGCGAAACAAGGGTATGAAAAGCCAACACCAATACAATGTCAGGCTTTTCCTATTGTGCTTTCTGGGAGAGATATAATTGGTATTGCAAAGACCGGTTCTGGGAAAACTGCTTCGTTTGTTCTTCCCATGATTGTGCATATAATGGATCAGCCTGAACTTGAGAGAGAAGAAGGTCCCATAGGAGTAATATGTGCACCTACAAGAGAATTAGCACATCAGAtatatttggaagcaaagaaattttcaaaatccCATGGAATTCGGGTAAGTGCAGTTTATGGTGGAATGTCTAAACTTGATCAATTTAAAGAACTAAAAGCTGGTTGTGAGATAGTTGTTGCTACTCCTGGGAGACTGATAGACATGCTAAAGATGAAAGCGCTAAATATGTCGAGAGCAACATATCTTGTTCTGGATGAAGCTGATCGAATGTTTGACCTCGGTTTCGAACCGCAAATTAGATCAATTGTTGGTCAGATAAGACCAGATCGTCAGACATTACTCTTTTCAGCAACCATGCCCCGCAGAGTTGAGAAGTTAGCTAGGGAAATCCTCTCGGATCCTATAAGAGTTACAGTAGGTGAAGTTGGTATGGCCAATGAGGATATCACTCAAGTTGTTGATGTGATTATTTCAGATTCTGCAAAAATGCGTTGGCTTCTTGAGAGGCTGCCTGGGATGATAGATAATGGAGATGTTCTAGTGTTTGCATCCAAGAAAGCTACAGTTGATGAGATTGAAACCCAGTTGGTGCAAAGGGGTTTTAAGGTTGCTGCATTGCATGGTGATAAAGACCAGGCTTCCCGAATGGAAACCTTGCAGAAGTTTAAATCGGGGACTTACCATGTTCTCATTGCCACTGATGTTGCTGCTCGTGGACTCGACATTAAATCCATAAAGTCTGTAGTGAACTTTGACATTGCCAGAGATATGGATATGCATGTCCATCGTATTGGTAGAACAGGTCGGGCTGGAGATAAGGATGGTACAGCCTACACTCTTATTACACTGAAGGAGGCTCGCTTTGCTGGGGAACTTGTCAACAGTTTAATTGCTGCTGGTCAGAACATCTCTGTTGAGCTCATGGATCTTGCTATGAAG GATGGAAGATTCAGATCCAAACGTGATTCGAGAAAAGGAGCTG GGTCGGGTGGTGGTAAAAAAGGTAGAGGAAGGGGAAGGGGAGGCGGCGGCGGAAGCGGAAAAGGTGTGCGTGGTGTGGATTTTGGTCTTGGTATTGGATATAGTACAGAACCAGCAAACCCACCATCTCAATCTGTTCCAAGTAGATCAGCAGCTAATAATGTGGTGAGAAGTGGAATGATGTCCCAGTTCAAGAACAGCTTTGTAGCGGCAACATCTAATTCTCAAAACCAAGGCAGCAGTAACAATTCAAACTACACTGCCAGTAGGCCAGTTTTACGTGGTTTTGTTTCTGGTGGTTCAATAGGTGGGGACATAAAGACAAATAGTTCATTTAGCCCCACTCCTCCTAATCCAGGAGTAAATACCGCTGCTGGGAATTCCAGAGATAGTAGTCAGAAGAATGTAGAAGG TTCTAAAGAAAAACCTAGAGAGAGACGTAGACCATCTGGTTGGGATCGGTAA